The nucleotide window GGTTCCCAAACAAGTGACGGTGAAGTCCAAGAGAAACTGGATCCGTACATTTCAGAAGATGGTGCCTTGATGCGCTTCATCCCACGCTTTAACTTCACCAAGGTGGACCTGAACCGCGCCGTGGACTTCAACATCAAGGGAGATGATGTCATCGTTTTTCTGCACATCCAGAAGACGGGCGGCACCACGTTCGGTCGTCATCTAGTGCGGAACATCCAGCTAGAGAGGCCGTGCGAGTGCCACGCCGGCCAGAAAAAGTGCACCTGCCTCAGGCCAGGCAAGAAGGAAACCTGGCTTTTCTCCCGGTTCTCCACCGGCTGGAGTTGTGGGCTCCACGCCGACTGGACCGAGCTGACCCGCTGTGTACCGGCGCGGATGGACTCACGGGAAGCACCCAAGAGCATGCAGAGGTAAGCTTATTGAAACATTCAGGTACAgtcacacctctacttacgaaattaattggttccagaacttttttcataacgtGAAAAGttcataagtagagcagcactttatatgtaaattctctaattaattccatggtcctcacacaactaccaactaaaccctttaaaattggtcaaaatgtcccaattttgtaagaaagatgtgagaaacacaaaaatgagagaaaatgatcataaatttatttattaatgtcacaaaataaaTAGCAAGTACATATACAAAATCTACCCGTGTTGAAACGCGTGGGAACGAGAGAAAGCAAGAACACAcgaacacatttaataaacacagcatttagaattcaaacaacaacattaatcaacaacaagcattaacgttttatgatttctttgaaatgcaattctacacccattttataagtcacTGCTGGTTCTTACCTGATTTTGCAGTGCTTGaacgttttgaaaaaaaacctgtaaaaagacgattgcctttggcaactttaagcagacaatgggtcaaagaaaaatggagggttgttgtgagacagccaataagAACCCAGTATATGGTGTAGGGAGAttttaaagtgagaatcaatgcttCCGcggcaatattttcaaaatgaaataatggataaggaatcTATGTACTTTTAgggggttttcgtaacttggatatttttcttatctcaagtccatttcttgagttttttgaattattattattttttaaactcggTAAAAACACAACAGACCTTGGAAAAACTTGCAGATCAATTTCACTGTATAGACACCATCCACCTTAGTGTTAGAATGAAAACATGCTTCTCTTTGAGCACCATCCACTGCACTTAGCCAGCTTGTAATGCTGTTGTACCGTGTTAGTAGCACTACAATAGTTTGAATAAAGAGGTTctcaaaacatgttttgttACTTTGGGTGCTTCAAATCATGGAgacaggagaagaaaaaaaattggtaaTGGTTATGGAACAGCGATGAAGTAGCTGTGCAGGAAATAGTCAACTAGGTTGGAAATTAGCATTCTTCCCGTCTCTGAATCTCCCCAAAAACTCTTTATAAAAATGGTGTCATATTTCTCCTTCGAGCGACACACGATGTACAATAATATAAAAACGacgacaaaataaaaacatggcacTCAAACAAAGACCCCGCAAACACCCAAGTTTTGGACTTTGCATacaaaaagctttcgtaacctggaaattccgcacctagaggcattcgtaagtagaggtatgacagcagttcaattttatttgaaaaattctCATTGTTTACTGACGTTGACCTTCTTTCTACTCCAGTAGGAACTATTACTACATCACCATCCTGAGAGACCCAGTATCCCGGTACCTGAGCGAGTGGCGCCATGTCCAGCGCGGCGCCACCTGGAAGGCGTCTCTGCACGTGTGTGACGGCCGCTCTCCTACGTCGTCCGAACTTCCCAGCTGCTACCCGGGCGACGATTGGTCAGGCTGCACCCTCCAGGAGTTCACCGACTGCCCTCACAACTTGGCCAACAACCGGCAGACGCGCATGCTGGCCGACCTGAGTCTGGTGGGCTGCTACAACGTGTCGTCCATGAGCGAGGACGAGCGCTGGGGCGTCCTCCTGGAGAGCGCCAAGCGGAACCTGCGCGGCATGGCGTTCTACGGCCTCACCGAGTACCAGCGTAAAACCCAGTACCTTTTCGAACGCACGTTCCGCTTAGCATTCATCGCTCCCTTCACGCAACTCAACGGCACGCGGGCGTCCGGCTTGGACGTCCCCACCGACACACAGCGGCGGATCCGCCAGCTCAACCGCTGGGATGTGGAACTCTACGAGTACGCGCGGGATCTCTTCCTGCAGCGTTTCCAGTTCGCCCGGCAGCAGGAGCGGCGGCAGGCCCGGGAGAGGCGGCAGCAGGAAAGGAGGCGGCTCCGAGGGAGGCTCGCCGCGATGCAAGGACGCCAGCAGAAGCCCACTCAAGCACCCACCCTGAcggaaaatcattttgttactCTGTCCCAAGAAGACGCCAAAGAAGATTCTGATGGGCTGCTTCCAGAATGGTGGGAAAAGGATGAGACTGGCACTTTAGAGGATTACTTGGACAACGTGGAATTGTGGAAATGAACTGACTTTTTTCATTagataaacgccttactatggGGAGAAGACTTTAGGGAGTGTATCGCTATCATATCGGGGGGAAAAGAAGTCTCGTGACGGAATAACTCAATTATTTTCACATGTTAATCCTCTTATGaggtaaatatttttggggggtctttACGTTTCAACGTGataattttttgtacaaatttgaTGACAACTGGTAATGAAAACCTCACGTTTTGATGCAATTGATCATCGTGATGAGTTGTAATAAGAGAACTCAAGTGCCGTTTTATGTTATGACGGGATGATTTTTAAGTTGGAGTTTTATGCTAATTATACTGCAACTTTAGTTCCATACATTGAAATGATTTCTTGTTTTACACATTGCGTTGtaaaatgataattttgatgttataataattattttcaaGTGCTTCACGTTAAAACTTAATCATTTTGGTTTGAATTGAATATTTACCTTGCAAAGTGAAATGTTTCACATATCATAATGATTTCATGTTTAATGTCTTATTACATTGTAACTTGATCATTTTTACGTTATAACAGAATCATTTTTTACATTGTCCATAATTATACATgagtaaaaataacaattttacaTTATAATGTGATCAGTTTTAAGTAAttctttgatatatttttttaaagtataatatttattttgtcgCGTTACAAACATCAGTCAATTCGCTACTGCATCAGCGTTTTGACATGCTTATCACGTTAAAGCCTaaatcttgttaaaaaaaattgctcattttctatattttatttgttctgcTTTAAGATTCTTTTGTAATTTGTCACTAACATTTTTCATACTGGTTTGATAGCTATACACTGTTGTAAAGTATGATCTAAGAATGAAATAATCTTCAAGTAACTGCACCAGTAACCTTTACAGAATGTCTTATTTATAATTGTATTGGTCGATGATGTTCAAAATACCGGATAAACGGTTCACTTAATGTCATTTGTTTACACTACCAGACAGTTTTAGTTTTGACTAATGCAGGAggcaaattattatttcataATGGGAATGATAATCTAAGTTTTTATGTTCTCAATTGTTCTCGTCTTAGCATCGCTACCGTAAATACTCTGTTACTACTACAATCTTAACTATAAATCTCCGGAGAAGTTCTGTACAAGTCGTCAACTCTTGTGAAAACATTTGATCTTGACAATATTGCTTTGTTGGTGAAAAGATCAATAAGCTACATTAATGTTTATGAATAGTGACTTCTTGGTTTCGTCCACACTGATACACTCTAATCTTGTTTTGCTtcaattatcatttttaatttattttgttgagCAACTGCATACATTCTTTAATTGTTACCTTTGAGAGTAGCAATGATTTTCAATTCATCTTTTAGaaacaaaattgaaaatacCTCAGTTCGCTGTATATTTACTATAAATGCTGTGAATGTCTCAATGTATCTTGTCTAAAATATACAAATTTTTACATGCACCTTGACTGTTTCATCTTTTATCAAATGAGGGAAAACATCtttgaatgtttaaaaatgaatgtaaagtGCAGTGAAAAGGGAATCATTTGAAATAGGGAAAAGACATCAGTTTAAACCAAtgggaaaaataataaattaggGATGGggttgttgattttggggcaattctGGTTTACTTTTGGTTaatttaggggcaatttagggtccCTTTCTATGGATTTTGCCACGCTGCTTAATGCCTGACAAAAAATGAAGtccaatacacaaaaaaattgccCTACGGCTGGAGGTCGATGtacgaaagatgaatgaatgaatacacaaaAGATAACAAAGTTCACGCTTCCCACATTTgtgttgaaaacatttttattggcttTTGAAACATGAAATGTGCATCACTCAGCACTACTTTTGGTAAGGAAATCGTAACACTACATCACCCACAATGCACCTCGTCAACTGAGGTCCTACTGCGCAAACGCAGAACAAACGGCCGCgcgaattgaatatttttttaaatgcggaTCTCAGGGGAGTGTCGACCGTCCACGCGATTTTAGACATGGCAGCGAATTTATATATGTCGGACTCGTCGGATTCGAACAAATCATCTTCAAACGACAAATCTTTGCCTGACCGGAGCTTAAACAGAAGTCAGAGACTCGCTGAACAAGAGAGACGGAGAAAAGATGCCGACAATCCGCTTGTTGTGGCCGTGAAGTATTTCTCGGAcggtatgacttttttttccacttaaaaTGTCAATTGTTGGATAAAATAAGTGTTTTGGTGATGAAACAATGGTTTTTGTGGCCTAAATTCCACGCAATTTAGGTATTTCGCACTACGGTACGTCGCCTTGTGGTGACGTCACTCGGTGTTGTTTTCCCTGTCAGTTGCTACTGCAACGTGCCTAACTTCGAATTTGTTTAACGTGACAAAAAATCGGTTATATCCTATAATAAACGAAACTTCTTAAAACTTCTAACGTAGTTTGCGTATACTTGAGATAAATAACTGCAAAATTTTGACATGCTACTAGAACACTTGAAACTTCCATGTTTCGctcaataaataatgataataattatacAATTGTGTAATATATACTTACATACTGTACTACAGGCGTTTtaacattgtcttttttatagCCTCACTTTACCTGTGAACGGTTGTCAAACGTATTGACACTATTGACAcacctaatacagtggtacctcgagatacgagcttaatccgttccggaactgagctcgtatgacgaggttctcgtaactcgaacgaacgtttcccattgaaatgaatgggaaacaaattaattcgttccaactatctgaagaaaacaccaaaaacaggatattggattggaaaacatgttttatttcttataattcaccatctattaacaaagtaataaataacgagtggtttgatagtaataatgtgtttaataggagtaaaattagacacatttcgcggaggggagagaacaacacacacgggggcggaggggggggggactgttcggggtgactttctccacggcaacattgcactcttaaacgaacaaacaaatttaaattaacttggataactaaaaaaaaaagacactcaacctttaatgtaacttcaaacaaaactaacttctaaattagttgtaatcttttttaccttacatagttctacgggttgacaccacctggccgctccgccgaagtcttcaaaacgaacgcatcaagagttgtttgtttttgtctacccttcaaaatatttcgataatgtcgcatacaaatgtcatcataatacgatgatgtgcgaccacttgccagtttgtcagggtgaatcgtttctataaaatccgaaacctcttgctacttcgcgagcatgtctttgatatcttttgtagccgcctcttccaccgcctcctcgctactaagttccggcaacaaatgttcacgctcctgtaggtcgattaaatcctgtgtcatgagttcttcgtggtgctcggcgattaggtcattcacatctgcctcatcaagtgctctttccaaaattcacgaagggttagctctgtgtcatctgtcacatcgaagcatttcttgaataaattgtacaccagtagtggcttaattttacagtcaccgctggcattagcacacaacgctagcgttaagcggtctttcataggtttgtgtcccggtaatgccttctcttctgccacgatgaatgttcgcctgggcatttttttccaaaaaagaccagtttcatcgcagttgaaaacttgctgggggtgtaattttcctgggcgataatcaaggcaaatgtcttgataaattccaccgcagctttcgaattgcaactcgccgcttctccgtgtcggattacagagtgtattccagatcgttttttaaatttttcgaaccagccatgactcgctttaaatgtttgtgaagttgttgaaggctctcctttcgttgatatcaaatctatgtaaattcggctgggtttttcacaaatggtagactcggccaggctatctcctgctaattgtttatcttttatccacaataaaagaaggttctccatctcgtcgtgaatgtcactgcgccggtgggaaatgatagatagtcctttggtcggcctcttctccttaattgcgtccctctgcttaaggatggaggatatggttgacgtattcctctcgtattgccgagcgagctcggtaacacgtaccccacgctcatgtttttcaattatttcgcggttcatgtccattgtcaacggtcgccttttcttagcaaaactttgccggtccattgtaatacgtattgtttacctggtatgtaaatgtagaccaagtggggggaaaacgggtgtggaaatgcaaagtccgcccaccagtgctcgtagacatattttttagaaagagatgcaaaaacaaaaaaatgccatggcgacctggcttggtcgcatcatgaaattttgaccgcatcacgggcgaattattcgatcgaaatttcccccgtaagacgagcattccgtatgacgaacggtcgtatgacgaggtaccactgtactcgaTTAAGTGGTTAGACTTAATAATGTTGTTTCCAGTTAAGGCAGGTACTCCATTAAAGGGCAATGATGTCGTTGAGAGGAACCTGGTTGTGGTGGAGTTGGCGGCGTATAGTAAAGGTCTCCCACCTGAAGCCATCTCTGTGATGCTGGAGTTTACCATGAGCCTTCGCATGGGTAAGTTTTATAGCTCTCTTGCAAACtggatattttgtttttttgcagtgcCCCATAGTTAAGGCTGCAACAACAAATCTCTCATCTTCTCACTAGGGTCAAGGGGGTCGGGGGGGCGGTGGGgtctggtgcctatcccagctgacttcgggccagaggcagggggcacgctgaattggtggccagccaatcgcagggcacaaggagacaaacaaccattcacgctcacacttatacctaggggcatttcagagtgtccaatcagcctacgtctttggaatgtgggtggaaaccggagtacccgaagaaaacccacgcaggcctgggaagaacatgcaaactcaggtggaccgacctagatttgggtcccccactgtgaggccgacatgctaaccacataTCCGCCAGTCCACCCGCAACAACAAATCGATGGTTAAATTTGTTGCTAATGAAATTGATAATCGATTATTCTTGCAACTATTTGTGTGTACTCAATGGACTCAAACGCATGGGGGGAAATCAAGGTGGAGGAATAGATCGACAGATTAGCCGAAATTTGGACTTGGATGGATATTGGTCTCGGTCGTTAAGATgatgaaatcaatttaaaactgcGTTAGTTCTGCTCGGGTGCAGCCTCGCTTCTTTCCTGTCTCTCCTGCAGGCTGTCGCATGCTCTAACATGAATGACCTGTTACAGCTGCTCGTTAAGTCGAGGGCTTTGATGTTGTTGTGATTGCTAtccttcaattcaattttaatagtcgattatttactgattatttttgCAGTGAGTCAACTTATTGGCCTGTGTATATATTGTATACTTATAACTACTATTGTATCATATGACTGTTGGCTTTATGTTTATTTGCAAATTTACATAAGAGCCAAAAGTGAGATGTTGCAAAAAGTTGGAATATAAATATCATGTAAATATCTAACTGTAATAT belongs to Stigmatopora argus isolate UIUO_Sarg chromosome 9, RoL_Sarg_1.0, whole genome shotgun sequence and includes:
- the hs6st2 gene encoding heparan-sulfate 6-O-sulfotransferase 2 isoform X2, which encodes MDDKSSSHHRLLVVLLMALIFSVIMIQYVCPSRTECQMLHQLGSWFHMAAGSQTSDGEVQEKLDPYISEDGALMRFIPRFNFTKVDLNRAVDFNIKGDDVIVFLHIQKTGGTTFGRHLVRNIQLERPCECHAGQKKCTCLRPGKKETWLFSRFSTGWSCGLHADWTELTRCVPARMDSREAPKSMQRNYYYITILRDPVSRYLSEWRHVQRGATWKASLHVCDGRSPTSSELPSCYPGDDWSGCTLQEFTDCPHNLANNRQTRMLADLSLVGCYNVSSMSEDERWGVLLESAKRNLRGMAFYGLTEYQRKTQYLFERTFRLAFIAPFTQLNGTRASGLDVPTDTQRRIRQLNRWDVELYEYARDLFLQRFQFARQQERRQARERRQQERRRLRGRLAAMQGRQQKPTQAPTLTENHFVTLSQEDAKEDSDGLLPEWWEKDETGTLEDYLDNVELWK
- the hs6st2 gene encoding heparan-sulfate 6-O-sulfotransferase 2 isoform X3, translated to MDDKSSSHHRLLVVLLMALIFSVIMIQYVCPSRTECQMLHQLGSWFHMAAGSQTSDGEVQEKLDPYISEDGALMRFIPRFNFTKKTGGTTFGRHLVRNIQLERPCECHAGQKKCTCLRPGKKETWLFSRFSTGWSCGLHADWTELTRCVPARMDSREAPKSMQSRNYYYITILRDPVSRYLSEWRHVQRGATWKASLHVCDGRSPTSSELPSCYPGDDWSGCTLQEFTDCPHNLANNRQTRMLADLSLVGCYNVSSMSEDERWGVLLESAKRNLRGMAFYGLTEYQRKTQYLFERTFRLAFIAPFTQLNGTRASGLDVPTDTQRRIRQLNRWDVELYEYARDLFLQRFQFARQQERRQARERRQQERRRLRGRLAAMQGRQQKPTQAPTLTENHFVTLSQEDAKEDSDGLLPEWWEKDETGTLEDYLDNVELWK
- the hs6st2 gene encoding heparan-sulfate 6-O-sulfotransferase 2 isoform X1; amino-acid sequence: MDDKSSSHHRLLVVLLMALIFSVIMIQYVCPSRTECQMLHQLGSWFHMAAGSQTSDGEVQEKLDPYISEDGALMRFIPRFNFTKVDLNRAVDFNIKGDDVIVFLHIQKTGGTTFGRHLVRNIQLERPCECHAGQKKCTCLRPGKKETWLFSRFSTGWSCGLHADWTELTRCVPARMDSREAPKSMQSRNYYYITILRDPVSRYLSEWRHVQRGATWKASLHVCDGRSPTSSELPSCYPGDDWSGCTLQEFTDCPHNLANNRQTRMLADLSLVGCYNVSSMSEDERWGVLLESAKRNLRGMAFYGLTEYQRKTQYLFERTFRLAFIAPFTQLNGTRASGLDVPTDTQRRIRQLNRWDVELYEYARDLFLQRFQFARQQERRQARERRQQERRRLRGRLAAMQGRQQKPTQAPTLTENHFVTLSQEDAKEDSDGLLPEWWEKDETGTLEDYLDNVELWK